A region from the Aquila chrysaetos chrysaetos chromosome 15, bAquChr1.4, whole genome shotgun sequence genome encodes:
- the MMUT gene encoding methylmalonyl-CoA mutase, mitochondrial isoform X3, whose translation MLRAKDALLRLWPHRCTCLAQLPACRFAWRSLHRQPLHPEWAALAEKQLKGKNPKDLIWHTPEGIDIKPLYSKRDTKDLPEELPGVKPFTRGPYPTMYTYRPWTIRQYAGFSTVEESNKFYKDNIKAGQQGLSVAFDLATHRGYDSDNPRVRGDVGMAGVAIDTVEDTKILFDGIPLEKMSVSMTMNGAVIPVLATFIVTGEEQGVPQAKLTGTIQNDILKEFMVRNTYIFPPEPSMRIIADIFQYTSKYMPKFNSISISGYHMQEAGADAILELAYTIADGLEYCRTGLKAGLTIDEFAPRLSFFWGIGMNFYMEIAKLRAGRRLWAHLVEKMFKPKDPKSLLLRAHCQTSGWSLTEQDPFNNVIRTTIEAMAAVFGGTQSLHTNSFDEALGLPTVKSARIARNTQIIIQEESGIPKVADPWGGSYLMECLTNDVYEAALKLIEEIEEMGGMAKAVAEGIPKLRIEECAARRQARIDSGSEVIVGVNKHQLEKEETVEVLAIDNTSVRSKQIEKINKVKASRDQAAAQQCLAALTQCAATGEGNLLALAVEAARSRCTVGEITDAMKKVFGEHKASDRMVSGAYRQEFGESDEILHAINRVNKFMDREGRRPRILVAKMGQDGHDRGAKVIATGFADIGFDVDIGPLFQTPREVAQQAVDADVHCVGVSTLAAGHKTLVPELIKELNALGRPDILVICGGVIPPQDYDFLYEAGITSVFGPGTRIPKAAVQVLDDIEKCLEKRQQSM comes from the exons ATGCTAAGAGCCAAGGATGCTCTCCTGCGCCTGTGGCCCCACCGCTGCACGTGTCTGGCACAACTTCCAGCCTGCCGGTTCGCATGGCGTTCGCTGCACAGGCAGCCGCTGCACCCCGAGTGGGCTGCCcttgctgaaaagcagctgaaaggcAAGAATCCAAAGGATTTAATTTGGCACACCCCAGAGGGGATCGACATCAAGCCTTTATACTCCAAAAGGGACACAAAAGACCTCCCTGAGGAGCTGCCAGGGGTGAAACCTTTCACTCGAGGACCCTACCCAACCATGTACACATATAGGCCGTGGACTATCCGCCAATATGCTGGCTTCAGTACAGTGGAAGAGAGCAATAAGTTCTACAAGGACAACATTAAAG ctgGCCAGCAGGGATTATCTGTTGCTTTTGATTTAGCCACTCACCGTGGTTATGATTCAGACAATCCACGAGTTCGAGGAGACGTTGGAATGGCTGGAGTTGCCATTGATACAGTGGAAGACACCAAAATCCTTTTTGATGGAATTCCTTTGGAGAAAATGTCAGTTTCTATGACGATGAACGGGGCAGTCATTCCCGTGTTGGCAACATTCATTGTAACTGGAGAAGAACAGGGAGTGCCTCAGGCCAAGCTGACAGGGACAATCCAAAATGACATCTTGAAGGAGTTCATGGTCCGAAATACGTACATTTTCCCCCCAGAACCATCGATGCGGATTATTGCTGACATCTTCCAGTACACCTCAAAG tatatgccaaaatttaattccatttcAATCAGCGGGTACCATATGCAAGAGGCAGGCGCTGATGCCATTCTGGAATTAGCTTATACTATAGCAGATGGCTTGGAGTACTGCAGAACTGGACTTAAAGCTGGCCTTACCATTGATGAATTTGCACCAAG GCTCTCCTTCTTTTGGGGAATTGGCATGAACTTCTATATGGAAATAGCTAAGCTGAGAGCTGGAAGGCGGCTGTGGGCTCACTTGGTGGAGAAAATGTTTAAGCCCAAGGATCCCAAATCTCTTCTGCTGAGAGCGCATTGTCAAACTTCGGGCTGGTCACTCACTGAGCAG gaTCCCTTTAACAATGTTATCCGTACTACAATTGAAGCAATGGCTGCGGTGTTTGGAGGTACACAATCTTTGCATACAAATTCATTTGATGAAGCCTTAGGTTTGCCTACAGTGAAGAGTGCTCGCATTGCTCGGAACACGCAGATCATAATTCAGGAGGAGTCAGGTATTCCTAAAGTGGCGGACCCCTGGGGCGGATCTTACCTCATGGAGTGCCTCACCAACGATGTCTATGAAGCTGCTTTAAAG cttaTTGAGGAGATTGAAGAAATGGGTGGCATGGCCAAAGCTGTTGCTGAGGGGATTCCCAAACTTCGTATTGAAGAGTGTGCAGCCCGAAGACAAGCCAGGATTGACTCTG GGTCTGAAGTAATTGTTGGAGTAAACAAGCATCAGCTAGAAAAAGAGGAGACAGTCGAAGTTCTGGCTATTGATAATACTTCAGTCCGTAGCAAGCAGATCGAGAAGATCAATAAG GTGAAGGCTAGTAGAGATcaagcagcagcccagcaaTGTCTCGCTGCTCTAACGCAGTGTGCTGCTACTGGGGAAGGCAACTTACTTGCACTTGCAGTGGAAGCAGCACGTTCAAG ATGCACCGTTGGAGAAATAACAGATGCAATGAAGAAGGTGTTTGGGGAGCATAAAGCCAGTGACCGAATGGTGAGCGGAGCTTATCGCCAGGAGTTTGGAGAGAGTGATGAAATTCTTCATGCCATCAATAG AGTTAACAAGTTCATGGATCGTGAGGGGCGCAGGCCTCGTATACTTGTTGCAAAGATGGGTCAAGATGGTCACGACAGAGGAGCTAAAGTTATTGCTACGGGATTTGCAGACATTGGCTTTGACGTGGACATAGGTCCCCTCTTCCAG ACCCCTCGAGAAGTGGCCCAGCAGGCGGTTGATGCAGATGTGCACTGTGTTGGTGTGAGCACACTTGCAGCAGGTCATAAAACTCTTGTGCCTGAACTCATCAAAGAACTCAACGCCCTTGGCCGGCCAGACATTCTCGTCATATGTGGAGGTGTCATCCCACCTCAG
- the MMUT gene encoding methylmalonyl-CoA mutase, mitochondrial isoform X2: MLTPYSPTHGTEMLRAKDALLRLWPHRCTCLAQLPACRFAWRSLHRQPLHPEWAALAEKQLKGKNPKDLIWHTPEGIDIKPLYSKRDTKDLPEELPGVKPFTRGPYPTMYTYRPWTIRQYAGFSTVEESNKFYKDNIKAGQQGLSVAFDLATHRGYDSDNPRVRGDVGMAGVAIDTVEDTKILFDGIPLEKMSVSMTMNGAVIPVLATFIVTGEEQGVPQAKLTGTIQNDILKEFMVRNTYIFPPEPSMRIIADIFQYTSKYMPKFNSISISGYHMQEAGADAILELAYTIADGLEYCRTGLKAGLTIDEFAPRLSFFWGIGMNFYMEIAKLRAGRRLWAHLVEKMFKPKDPKSLLLRAHCQTSGWSLTEQDPFNNVIRTTIEAMAAVFGGTQSLHTNSFDEALGLPTVKSARIARNTQIIIQEESGIPKVADPWGGSYLMECLTNDVYEAALKLIEEIEEMGGMAKAVAEGIPKLRIEECAARRQARIDSGSEVIVGVNKHQLEKEETVEVLAIDNTSVRSKQIEKINKVKASRDQAAAQQCLAALTQCAATGEGNLLALAVEAARSRCTVGEITDAMKKVFGEHKASDRMVSGAYRQEFGESDEILHAINRVNKFMDREGRRPRILVAKMGQDGHDRGAKVIATGFADIGFDVDIGPLFQTPREVAQQAVDADVHCVGVSTLAAGHKTLVPELIKELNALGRPDILVICGGVIPPQDYDFLYEAGITSVFGPGTRIPKAAVQVLDDIEKCLEKRQQSM; this comes from the exons ATG cttacGCCATACTCGCCAACCCATGGTACAGAGATGCTAAGAGCCAAGGATGCTCTCCTGCGCCTGTGGCCCCACCGCTGCACGTGTCTGGCACAACTTCCAGCCTGCCGGTTCGCATGGCGTTCGCTGCACAGGCAGCCGCTGCACCCCGAGTGGGCTGCCcttgctgaaaagcagctgaaaggcAAGAATCCAAAGGATTTAATTTGGCACACCCCAGAGGGGATCGACATCAAGCCTTTATACTCCAAAAGGGACACAAAAGACCTCCCTGAGGAGCTGCCAGGGGTGAAACCTTTCACTCGAGGACCCTACCCAACCATGTACACATATAGGCCGTGGACTATCCGCCAATATGCTGGCTTCAGTACAGTGGAAGAGAGCAATAAGTTCTACAAGGACAACATTAAAG ctgGCCAGCAGGGATTATCTGTTGCTTTTGATTTAGCCACTCACCGTGGTTATGATTCAGACAATCCACGAGTTCGAGGAGACGTTGGAATGGCTGGAGTTGCCATTGATACAGTGGAAGACACCAAAATCCTTTTTGATGGAATTCCTTTGGAGAAAATGTCAGTTTCTATGACGATGAACGGGGCAGTCATTCCCGTGTTGGCAACATTCATTGTAACTGGAGAAGAACAGGGAGTGCCTCAGGCCAAGCTGACAGGGACAATCCAAAATGACATCTTGAAGGAGTTCATGGTCCGAAATACGTACATTTTCCCCCCAGAACCATCGATGCGGATTATTGCTGACATCTTCCAGTACACCTCAAAG tatatgccaaaatttaattccatttcAATCAGCGGGTACCATATGCAAGAGGCAGGCGCTGATGCCATTCTGGAATTAGCTTATACTATAGCAGATGGCTTGGAGTACTGCAGAACTGGACTTAAAGCTGGCCTTACCATTGATGAATTTGCACCAAG GCTCTCCTTCTTTTGGGGAATTGGCATGAACTTCTATATGGAAATAGCTAAGCTGAGAGCTGGAAGGCGGCTGTGGGCTCACTTGGTGGAGAAAATGTTTAAGCCCAAGGATCCCAAATCTCTTCTGCTGAGAGCGCATTGTCAAACTTCGGGCTGGTCACTCACTGAGCAG gaTCCCTTTAACAATGTTATCCGTACTACAATTGAAGCAATGGCTGCGGTGTTTGGAGGTACACAATCTTTGCATACAAATTCATTTGATGAAGCCTTAGGTTTGCCTACAGTGAAGAGTGCTCGCATTGCTCGGAACACGCAGATCATAATTCAGGAGGAGTCAGGTATTCCTAAAGTGGCGGACCCCTGGGGCGGATCTTACCTCATGGAGTGCCTCACCAACGATGTCTATGAAGCTGCTTTAAAG cttaTTGAGGAGATTGAAGAAATGGGTGGCATGGCCAAAGCTGTTGCTGAGGGGATTCCCAAACTTCGTATTGAAGAGTGTGCAGCCCGAAGACAAGCCAGGATTGACTCTG GGTCTGAAGTAATTGTTGGAGTAAACAAGCATCAGCTAGAAAAAGAGGAGACAGTCGAAGTTCTGGCTATTGATAATACTTCAGTCCGTAGCAAGCAGATCGAGAAGATCAATAAG GTGAAGGCTAGTAGAGATcaagcagcagcccagcaaTGTCTCGCTGCTCTAACGCAGTGTGCTGCTACTGGGGAAGGCAACTTACTTGCACTTGCAGTGGAAGCAGCACGTTCAAG ATGCACCGTTGGAGAAATAACAGATGCAATGAAGAAGGTGTTTGGGGAGCATAAAGCCAGTGACCGAATGGTGAGCGGAGCTTATCGCCAGGAGTTTGGAGAGAGTGATGAAATTCTTCATGCCATCAATAG AGTTAACAAGTTCATGGATCGTGAGGGGCGCAGGCCTCGTATACTTGTTGCAAAGATGGGTCAAGATGGTCACGACAGAGGAGCTAAAGTTATTGCTACGGGATTTGCAGACATTGGCTTTGACGTGGACATAGGTCCCCTCTTCCAG ACCCCTCGAGAAGTGGCCCAGCAGGCGGTTGATGCAGATGTGCACTGTGTTGGTGTGAGCACACTTGCAGCAGGTCATAAAACTCTTGTGCCTGAACTCATCAAAGAACTCAACGCCCTTGGCCGGCCAGACATTCTCGTCATATGTGGAGGTGTCATCCCACCTCAG
- the MMUT gene encoding methylmalonyl-CoA mutase, mitochondrial isoform X1: MSIYMIMQNRCFYFLQLTPYSPTHGTEMLRAKDALLRLWPHRCTCLAQLPACRFAWRSLHRQPLHPEWAALAEKQLKGKNPKDLIWHTPEGIDIKPLYSKRDTKDLPEELPGVKPFTRGPYPTMYTYRPWTIRQYAGFSTVEESNKFYKDNIKAGQQGLSVAFDLATHRGYDSDNPRVRGDVGMAGVAIDTVEDTKILFDGIPLEKMSVSMTMNGAVIPVLATFIVTGEEQGVPQAKLTGTIQNDILKEFMVRNTYIFPPEPSMRIIADIFQYTSKYMPKFNSISISGYHMQEAGADAILELAYTIADGLEYCRTGLKAGLTIDEFAPRLSFFWGIGMNFYMEIAKLRAGRRLWAHLVEKMFKPKDPKSLLLRAHCQTSGWSLTEQDPFNNVIRTTIEAMAAVFGGTQSLHTNSFDEALGLPTVKSARIARNTQIIIQEESGIPKVADPWGGSYLMECLTNDVYEAALKLIEEIEEMGGMAKAVAEGIPKLRIEECAARRQARIDSGSEVIVGVNKHQLEKEETVEVLAIDNTSVRSKQIEKINKVKASRDQAAAQQCLAALTQCAATGEGNLLALAVEAARSRCTVGEITDAMKKVFGEHKASDRMVSGAYRQEFGESDEILHAINRVNKFMDREGRRPRILVAKMGQDGHDRGAKVIATGFADIGFDVDIGPLFQTPREVAQQAVDADVHCVGVSTLAAGHKTLVPELIKELNALGRPDILVICGGVIPPQDYDFLYEAGITSVFGPGTRIPKAAVQVLDDIEKCLEKRQQSM; encoded by the exons ATGTCAATTTATATGATAATGCAAAAtaggtgtttttattttcttcagcttacGCCATACTCGCCAACCCATGGTACAGAGATGCTAAGAGCCAAGGATGCTCTCCTGCGCCTGTGGCCCCACCGCTGCACGTGTCTGGCACAACTTCCAGCCTGCCGGTTCGCATGGCGTTCGCTGCACAGGCAGCCGCTGCACCCCGAGTGGGCTGCCcttgctgaaaagcagctgaaaggcAAGAATCCAAAGGATTTAATTTGGCACACCCCAGAGGGGATCGACATCAAGCCTTTATACTCCAAAAGGGACACAAAAGACCTCCCTGAGGAGCTGCCAGGGGTGAAACCTTTCACTCGAGGACCCTACCCAACCATGTACACATATAGGCCGTGGACTATCCGCCAATATGCTGGCTTCAGTACAGTGGAAGAGAGCAATAAGTTCTACAAGGACAACATTAAAG ctgGCCAGCAGGGATTATCTGTTGCTTTTGATTTAGCCACTCACCGTGGTTATGATTCAGACAATCCACGAGTTCGAGGAGACGTTGGAATGGCTGGAGTTGCCATTGATACAGTGGAAGACACCAAAATCCTTTTTGATGGAATTCCTTTGGAGAAAATGTCAGTTTCTATGACGATGAACGGGGCAGTCATTCCCGTGTTGGCAACATTCATTGTAACTGGAGAAGAACAGGGAGTGCCTCAGGCCAAGCTGACAGGGACAATCCAAAATGACATCTTGAAGGAGTTCATGGTCCGAAATACGTACATTTTCCCCCCAGAACCATCGATGCGGATTATTGCTGACATCTTCCAGTACACCTCAAAG tatatgccaaaatttaattccatttcAATCAGCGGGTACCATATGCAAGAGGCAGGCGCTGATGCCATTCTGGAATTAGCTTATACTATAGCAGATGGCTTGGAGTACTGCAGAACTGGACTTAAAGCTGGCCTTACCATTGATGAATTTGCACCAAG GCTCTCCTTCTTTTGGGGAATTGGCATGAACTTCTATATGGAAATAGCTAAGCTGAGAGCTGGAAGGCGGCTGTGGGCTCACTTGGTGGAGAAAATGTTTAAGCCCAAGGATCCCAAATCTCTTCTGCTGAGAGCGCATTGTCAAACTTCGGGCTGGTCACTCACTGAGCAG gaTCCCTTTAACAATGTTATCCGTACTACAATTGAAGCAATGGCTGCGGTGTTTGGAGGTACACAATCTTTGCATACAAATTCATTTGATGAAGCCTTAGGTTTGCCTACAGTGAAGAGTGCTCGCATTGCTCGGAACACGCAGATCATAATTCAGGAGGAGTCAGGTATTCCTAAAGTGGCGGACCCCTGGGGCGGATCTTACCTCATGGAGTGCCTCACCAACGATGTCTATGAAGCTGCTTTAAAG cttaTTGAGGAGATTGAAGAAATGGGTGGCATGGCCAAAGCTGTTGCTGAGGGGATTCCCAAACTTCGTATTGAAGAGTGTGCAGCCCGAAGACAAGCCAGGATTGACTCTG GGTCTGAAGTAATTGTTGGAGTAAACAAGCATCAGCTAGAAAAAGAGGAGACAGTCGAAGTTCTGGCTATTGATAATACTTCAGTCCGTAGCAAGCAGATCGAGAAGATCAATAAG GTGAAGGCTAGTAGAGATcaagcagcagcccagcaaTGTCTCGCTGCTCTAACGCAGTGTGCTGCTACTGGGGAAGGCAACTTACTTGCACTTGCAGTGGAAGCAGCACGTTCAAG ATGCACCGTTGGAGAAATAACAGATGCAATGAAGAAGGTGTTTGGGGAGCATAAAGCCAGTGACCGAATGGTGAGCGGAGCTTATCGCCAGGAGTTTGGAGAGAGTGATGAAATTCTTCATGCCATCAATAG AGTTAACAAGTTCATGGATCGTGAGGGGCGCAGGCCTCGTATACTTGTTGCAAAGATGGGTCAAGATGGTCACGACAGAGGAGCTAAAGTTATTGCTACGGGATTTGCAGACATTGGCTTTGACGTGGACATAGGTCCCCTCTTCCAG ACCCCTCGAGAAGTGGCCCAGCAGGCGGTTGATGCAGATGTGCACTGTGTTGGTGTGAGCACACTTGCAGCAGGTCATAAAACTCTTGTGCCTGAACTCATCAAAGAACTCAACGCCCTTGGCCGGCCAGACATTCTCGTCATATGTGGAGGTGTCATCCCACCTCAG